A genomic stretch from Juglans microcarpa x Juglans regia isolate MS1-56 chromosome 3S, Jm3101_v1.0, whole genome shotgun sequence includes:
- the LOC121258355 gene encoding probable carboxylesterase 7, which yields MNQPLSLSLSSSLSLSLIPSKFCIPRRRPGVLHSNAHASSALSDLSNPVLFRSSINQRKASLIVVSSPSSPPPRSSSLDIDASSSDIAVDYSPFIKIYKDGRVERMVGTEVVPPSLDRQTGVESKDVVISPETGVSARLYRPNTTSQTLEKLPLLVYFHGGGFCVDTAFSPRYHRYLNSLVAEAKVVAVSVDYRRAPEHPVPVAYDDSWDVLKWVASHVGGKGPDEWLKNQLVDFGRVVFAGDSAGATIAHHMGLRVGAEGLSGVKLQGIVLVHPYFWGKEPIGGEVAEAEKKAKIDALWRFTFPATSGCDDPNINPATDPKLGSLGCGKVLVCVAEEDLLRDRGLYYRDLLENSGWGGVVEVMETSGEGHVFHLDNPDGENAVAMLDRIVSFINWREP from the coding sequence ATGAATCAGCCCctctctttatctctctcttcctccctctctctgtctctgatTCCCTCCAAGTTTTGTATACCCCGGAGGAGACCCGGCGTTCTCCACTCGAATGCGCATGCTTCGTCTGCTCTATCTGATCTATCCAACCCTGTCCTTTTCAGATCTTCCATAAACCAGAGAAAAGCAAGTCTCATCGtagtttcttctccttcttctcctcctcctcgttCTTCTTCCCTTGATATCGATGCAAGCAGCAGTGACATTGCAGTTGACTACTCTCCCTTTATTAAAATCTACAAAGATGGTCGAGTAGAGCGAATGGTAGGCACGGAGGTCGTTCCTCCATCCCTTGATCGCCAAACAGGGGTTGAATCCAAAGACGTCGTTATCTCCCCAGAAACAGGCGTGTCTGCCAGGCTTTACAGACCCAATACCACCAGCCAGACCCTGGAAAAACTTCCTctccttgtttattttcatggtGGAGGCTTTTGCGTCGACACTGCTTTCTCTCCCCGATACCATCGGTACCTTAACTCCCTCGTTGCCGAAGCCAAAGTTGTTGCTGTCTCTGTCGACTATAGGAGGGCCCCAGAACACCCTGTTCCTGTTGCTTATGACGATTCATGGGATGTGCTTAAATGGGTTGCGTCCCATGTTGGTGGTAAGGGTCCAGATGAATGGCTAAAAAACCAGCTTGTAGATTTTGGAAGAGTGGTTTTTGCTGGGGACAGCGCTGGGGCTACTATTGCGCACCACATGGGCTTGAGAGTAGGCGCAGAAGGATTGAGTGGTGTCAAGCTCCAAGGGATTGTGTTAGTTCATCCATATTTCTGGGGCAAAGAACCAATTGGTGGCGAAGTGGCCGAGGCTGAGAAGAAAGCAAAAATCGATGCTTTGTGGCGTTTTACTTTCCCAGCGACAAGTGGGTGCGATGACCCGAACATAAACCCAGCTACGGATCCGAAACTGGGGAGCTTGGGGTGTGGGAAAGTGCTGGTTTGTGTTGCAGAGGAGGATTTGTTGAGGGATAGAGGGTTGTATTACCGTGATTTACTGGAGAATAGTGGGTGGGGAGGGGTTGTTGAGGTCATGGAGACATCGGGGGAGGGCCATGTGTTCCATTTGGACAACCCAGATGGTGAAAATGCTGTGGCTATGCTCGACCGGATTGTTTCTTTCATCAATTGGCGCGAGCCCTGA
- the LOC121258324 gene encoding polyadenylate-binding protein RBP47-like isoform X2, which translates to MAGNPFSFIKDIIAIKTPKKSTLVLRMIVFVFAMVCGVYICSICLKQISTHGRAGFLDVPVIQKPCPEPQIEPWEIPYVHYPIPKTYSRAECARNPVRYFAILSIQRSGSGWFETLLNNHTNISSNGEIFSVKVRRSNISTIVETLDKIYNLDWLSSASKNECTAAVGLKWMLNQGLMQHHAEIVEYFNAWGVSVIFLFRRNLLRRMISVLANLYDRDAKLLNGTHKSHVHSPHEVSLSLSLSYTRIINLRTEKKKEREARQESMAQSTNGGDLNTQQQQQQWMQSQQQQQQQWMAMQYPAAAMALMQQQQQQQMMMYNYLPYASPPPHHYQQQQAQMQHQHQKHLGSPDEVKTIWIGDLHHWMDEAYVHNCFGHTGEVFSVKVIRNKQTGQSEGYGFVEFYSHATAEKFLQTYNGAMMPNTEQPFRLNWATFSAGDKRSDAGSDLSLFVGDLAADVTDAMLQETFATRYPSVKGAKVVIDSNTGRSKGYGFVRFGDENERSRAITEMNGMYCSSRPMRLGVATPKKSAGHQQQYSSQAGGQASNGVTQGSQSDGESNNTTIFVGGLDSDVSDEDLRQPFSQFGEIVSVKIPVGKGCGFVQFSNRKNAEDAMQSLSGTVIGKQTVRLSWGRSPASKQWRADPSNQWNGGHSRGQGYGGYGYVAPQTQGLGIYATAAIHGAS; encoded by the exons ATGGCTGGCAATCCATTTTCCTTCATCAAG GATATTATTGCAATAAAGACCCCCAAGAAATCTACATTGGTGCTTAGGATGATCGTCTTCGTCTTTGCAATGGTGTGTGGCGTGTATATATGCTCAATTTGTCTAAAGCAAATTAGTACTCACGGCAGGGCCGGATTTCTTGATGTCCCAGTGATTCAAAAGCCATGTCCAGAACCTCAAATCGAACCATGGGAAATTCCTTATGTTCACTACCCTATACCTAAAACCTATAGCAG GGCTGAATGTGCACGTAATCCTGTTCGATATTTCGCCATTTTATCAATTCAGAGATCCGGAAGTGGATGGTTTGAGACATTGTTAAACAATCATACTAACATAAGCTCCAATGGGGAGATTTTCTCTGTTAAAGTTAGGAGAAGTAATATTTCAACTATCGTTGAaactttggataaaatttataatcttgACTGGCTCAGTAGTGCCTCAAAGAACGAGTGCACAGCTGCAGTTGGCCTAAAGTGGATGCTTAATCAG GGTTTGATGCAGCATCATGCAGAAATAGTAGAGTACTTCAATGCATGGGGAGTTTCCGTTATATTTCTCTTTCGAAGGAATCTTTTGCGTAGAATGATTTCAGTTTTGGCAAATTTGTATGATCGTGATGCTAAGCTTTTAAATggaactcacaaatctcatgtGCATTCACCCCATGAggtctctctctc tctctctctctcttacacGCGCATCATAAACCTCAGGACAGAGAAAAAGAAGGAGAGAGAAGCAAGACAAGAGAGCATGGCGCAGTCAACGAACGGCGGTGATTTGAACACgcagcagcaacagcagcaaTGGATGCAATCgcagcagcaacagcagcagcagtGGATGGCCATGCAATACCCGGCGGCGGCCATGGCGCTtatgcagcagcagcagcagcagcagatgATGATGTACAATTACTTGCCTTATgcctctcctcctcctcatcattaTCAGCAGCAGCAAGCTCAGATGCAGCATCAACATCAGAAGCATCTGGGTTCCCCGGACGAGGTCAAGACAATTTGGATCGGTGACCTCCACCATTGGATGGACGAAGCTTACGTCCACAACTGCTTTGGTCACACTGGCGAG GTATTCTCAGTAAAGGTCATACGCAATAAGCAGACTGGTCAATCAGAGGGGTATGGCTTTGTTGAGTTCTATTCTCATGCTACTGCCGAGAAATTTTTGCAGACCTATAATGGTGCAATGATGCCAAATACAGAGCAGCCATTCCGTCTAAATTGGGCGACCTTTAGTGCAGGAGATAAACGATCAGATGCTGGTTCTGATCTTTCCCTATTTGTTGGGGATTTGGCAGCAGATGTAACAGATGCCATGTTGCAGGAAACCTTTGCTACTAGATATCCATCTGTTAAAGGAGCGAAGGTGGTAATTGATTCAAATACTGGTCGTTCAAAAGGTTATGGATTTGTTAGGTTTGGTGATGAAAATGAGAGGTCAAGGGCTATTACTGAAATGAACGGCATGTATTGTTCAAGTAGGCCCATGCGCTTAGGTGTTGCAACCCCCAAAAAATCAGCTGGACATCAACAACAGTACTCCTCACAAG CTGGTGGGCAAGCATCAAATGGTGTCACACAAGGTTCTCAATCTGATGGCGAGTCAAATAACACAACT ATCTTTGTTGGAGGGCTAGACTCTGATGTCAGTGACGAAGATCTTCGGCAGCCATTTTCCCAGTTTGGCGAGATTGTCTCTGTGAAAATACCAGTTGGAAAGGGATGTGGATTTGTGCAGTTTTCCAATAG AAAGAATGCTGAGGATGCCATGCAAAGTTTGAGTGGAACAGTCATTGGCAAGCAAACGGTTCGTCTTTCTTGGGGCCGCAGTCCAGCAAGCAAGCAG TGGAGAGCAGATCCCAGTAACCAGTGGAATGGGGGTCACAGCAGAGGGCAAGGCTATGGTGGCTATGGATATGTTGCGCCACAGACTCAGGGTCTGGGGATATATGCTACAGCTGCAATTCATGGAGCCTCCTAG
- the LOC121258324 gene encoding polyadenylate-binding protein RBP47-like isoform X1 — protein sequence MAGNPFSFIKDIIAIKTPKKSTLVLRMIVFVFAMVCGVYICSICLKQISTHGRAGFLDVPVIQKPCPEPQIEPWEIPYVHYPIPKTYSRAECARNPVRYFAILSIQRSGSGWFETLLNNHTNISSNGEIFSVKVRRSNISTIVETLDKIYNLDWLSSASKNECTAAVGLKWMLNQGLMQHHAEIVEYFNAWGVSVIFLFRRNLLRRMISVLANLYDRDAKLLNGTHKSHVHSPHEVSLSLSLSYTRIINLRTEKKKEREARQESMAQSTNGGDLNTQQQQQQWMQSQQQQQQQWMAMQYPAAAMALMQQQQQQQMMMYNYLPYASPPPHHYQQQQAQMQHQHQKHLGSPDEVKTIWIGDLHHWMDEAYVHNCFGHTGEVFSVKVIRNKQTGQSEGYGFVEFYSHATAEKFLQTYNGAMMPNTEQPFRLNWATFSAGDKRSDAGSDLSLFVGDLAADVTDAMLQETFATRYPSVKGAKVVIDSNTGRSKGYGFVRFGDENERSRAITEMNGMYCSSRPMRLGVATPKKSAGHQQQYSSQALVLAGGQASNGVTQGSQSDGESNNTTIFVGGLDSDVSDEDLRQPFSQFGEIVSVKIPVGKGCGFVQFSNRKNAEDAMQSLSGTVIGKQTVRLSWGRSPASKQWRADPSNQWNGGHSRGQGYGGYGYVAPQTQGLGIYATAAIHGAS from the exons ATGGCTGGCAATCCATTTTCCTTCATCAAG GATATTATTGCAATAAAGACCCCCAAGAAATCTACATTGGTGCTTAGGATGATCGTCTTCGTCTTTGCAATGGTGTGTGGCGTGTATATATGCTCAATTTGTCTAAAGCAAATTAGTACTCACGGCAGGGCCGGATTTCTTGATGTCCCAGTGATTCAAAAGCCATGTCCAGAACCTCAAATCGAACCATGGGAAATTCCTTATGTTCACTACCCTATACCTAAAACCTATAGCAG GGCTGAATGTGCACGTAATCCTGTTCGATATTTCGCCATTTTATCAATTCAGAGATCCGGAAGTGGATGGTTTGAGACATTGTTAAACAATCATACTAACATAAGCTCCAATGGGGAGATTTTCTCTGTTAAAGTTAGGAGAAGTAATATTTCAACTATCGTTGAaactttggataaaatttataatcttgACTGGCTCAGTAGTGCCTCAAAGAACGAGTGCACAGCTGCAGTTGGCCTAAAGTGGATGCTTAATCAG GGTTTGATGCAGCATCATGCAGAAATAGTAGAGTACTTCAATGCATGGGGAGTTTCCGTTATATTTCTCTTTCGAAGGAATCTTTTGCGTAGAATGATTTCAGTTTTGGCAAATTTGTATGATCGTGATGCTAAGCTTTTAAATggaactcacaaatctcatgtGCATTCACCCCATGAggtctctctctc tctctctctctcttacacGCGCATCATAAACCTCAGGACAGAGAAAAAGAAGGAGAGAGAAGCAAGACAAGAGAGCATGGCGCAGTCAACGAACGGCGGTGATTTGAACACgcagcagcaacagcagcaaTGGATGCAATCgcagcagcaacagcagcagcagtGGATGGCCATGCAATACCCGGCGGCGGCCATGGCGCTtatgcagcagcagcagcagcagcagatgATGATGTACAATTACTTGCCTTATgcctctcctcctcctcatcattaTCAGCAGCAGCAAGCTCAGATGCAGCATCAACATCAGAAGCATCTGGGTTCCCCGGACGAGGTCAAGACAATTTGGATCGGTGACCTCCACCATTGGATGGACGAAGCTTACGTCCACAACTGCTTTGGTCACACTGGCGAG GTATTCTCAGTAAAGGTCATACGCAATAAGCAGACTGGTCAATCAGAGGGGTATGGCTTTGTTGAGTTCTATTCTCATGCTACTGCCGAGAAATTTTTGCAGACCTATAATGGTGCAATGATGCCAAATACAGAGCAGCCATTCCGTCTAAATTGGGCGACCTTTAGTGCAGGAGATAAACGATCAGATGCTGGTTCTGATCTTTCCCTATTTGTTGGGGATTTGGCAGCAGATGTAACAGATGCCATGTTGCAGGAAACCTTTGCTACTAGATATCCATCTGTTAAAGGAGCGAAGGTGGTAATTGATTCAAATACTGGTCGTTCAAAAGGTTATGGATTTGTTAGGTTTGGTGATGAAAATGAGAGGTCAAGGGCTATTACTGAAATGAACGGCATGTATTGTTCAAGTAGGCCCATGCGCTTAGGTGTTGCAACCCCCAAAAAATCAGCTGGACATCAACAACAGTACTCCTCACAAG CCTTGGTGTTAGCTGGTGGGCAAGCATCAAATGGTGTCACACAAGGTTCTCAATCTGATGGCGAGTCAAATAACACAACT ATCTTTGTTGGAGGGCTAGACTCTGATGTCAGTGACGAAGATCTTCGGCAGCCATTTTCCCAGTTTGGCGAGATTGTCTCTGTGAAAATACCAGTTGGAAAGGGATGTGGATTTGTGCAGTTTTCCAATAG AAAGAATGCTGAGGATGCCATGCAAAGTTTGAGTGGAACAGTCATTGGCAAGCAAACGGTTCGTCTTTCTTGGGGCCGCAGTCCAGCAAGCAAGCAG TGGAGAGCAGATCCCAGTAACCAGTGGAATGGGGGTCACAGCAGAGGGCAAGGCTATGGTGGCTATGGATATGTTGCGCCACAGACTCAGGGTCTGGGGATATATGCTACAGCTGCAATTCATGGAGCCTCCTAG
- the LOC121258364 gene encoding LOW QUALITY PROTEIN: probable carboxylesterase 1 (The sequence of the model RefSeq protein was modified relative to this genomic sequence to represent the inferred CDS: inserted 1 base in 1 codon) → MRFHVKRKRQKNGSSSNTTILYMYLIPLLTSYWKPKISSSLLFRSTPRTNYILTRMESSRNDEITHEFFPFFKVFKDGRVERFMHSDTQKVPPSDDPRTGVRSKDVVISSEPPVSARIFLPQIPEPNKKLPLLVYIHGGGFSIESAFNPGYHKFVSALAAKASAIAVSVEYRLAPEHPIPACYEDSWAALQWVASHANGDGPDPWLNNHADFRRVFLAGDSAGANISHHLVVRLGSCGLPGVKLSGLALVHPYFGGXGDDKMWLYMCPENRGLEDPRLKPAAEDLTGLGCERVLIFVAAEDHLRERGTAYYEDLKKSGWKGTVEIVEHEEEDHVFHLRKPKCEKALDLVDRLASFVKQG, encoded by the exons ATGCGATTCCACGTCAAAAGAAAACGGCAAAAAAATGGAAGTAGCTCAAACACgaccatattatatatgtacCTAATCCCATTGCTAACTTCTTATTGGAAACCCAAAATATCGTCGAGTTTGTTGTTCCGATCAACACCTCGTACCAACTACATACTTACACGAATGGAATCATCAAGAAACGATGAGATAACCCACGAGTTCTTCCCCTTCTTCAAAGTTTTCAAAGATGGTCGTGTGGAAAGATTCATGCATTCTGATACCCAGAAAGTCCCCCCTTCTGATGACCCACGCACTGGCGTTCGATCCAAAGATGTAGTCATCTCGTCCGAACCCCCAGTCTCTGCGCGTATTTTCTTGCCCCAGATACCCGAACCGAACAAGAAGCTACCTCTCCTTGTTTACATCCATGGAGGAGGGTTTTCCATTGAATCTGCTTTCAATCCTGGTTACCACAAGTTTGTCAGCGCTCTCGCGGCCAAAGCCTCAGCCATAGCCGTCTCGGTGGAGTATAGGCTAGCCCCCGAGCACCCGATACCGGCATGTTACGAGGATTCGTGGGCCGCGCTTCAGTGGGTGGCATCCCATGCAAATGGAGATGGCCCCGATCCGTGGTTGAATAACCATGCGGACTTCCGGCGGGTTTTTTTGGCGGGCGACAGTGCCGGGGCAAACATTTCGCATCACCTGGTTGTTCGTCTCGGGTCATGCGGTTTGCCCGGTGTAAAACTGTCTGGGCTGGCTTTGGTGCACCCGTATTTTGGAG ACGGGGATGATAAGATGTGGCTGTACATGTGTCCGGAGAATAGAGGTCTGGAGGATCCTAGGCTGAAACCAGCCGCAGAGGATCTGACCGGGCTAGGATGTGAGAGGGTGCTGATTTTTGTGGCTGCAGAGGACCATTTAAGAGAGAGGGGGACCGCTTACTATGAAGACTTGAAGAAAAGTGGGTGGAAAGGAACGGTGGAGATTGTGGAACATGAGGAGGAGGACCACGTGTTCCATCTGAGAAAGCCCAAATGCGAGAAAGCTTTAGATCTCGTGGACAGGTTGGCTTCCTTCGTCAAGCAAGGCTAA
- the LOC121258324 gene encoding nodulation protein H-like isoform X5, with translation MAGNPFSFIKDIIAIKTPKKSTLVLRMIVFVFAMVCGVYICSICLKQISTHGRAGFLDVPVIQKPCPEPQIEPWEIPYVHYPIPKTYSRAECARNPVRYFAILSIQRSGSGWFETLLNNHTNISSNGEIFSVKVRRSNISTIVETLDKIYNLDWLSSASKNECTAAVGLKWMLNQGLMQHHAEIVEYFNAWGVSVIFLFRRNLLRRMISVLANLYDRDAKLLNGTHKSHVHSPHEAEILANYKPMINATLLIPNLKQVEETTAKALEYFKSTRHIIVYYEDVVKNDTLIDIQDFLKVPRRQLKSRQVKIHKGSISSQITNWDDVQKTLKGTHYESFLHADYRK, from the exons ATGGCTGGCAATCCATTTTCCTTCATCAAG GATATTATTGCAATAAAGACCCCCAAGAAATCTACATTGGTGCTTAGGATGATCGTCTTCGTCTTTGCAATGGTGTGTGGCGTGTATATATGCTCAATTTGTCTAAAGCAAATTAGTACTCACGGCAGGGCCGGATTTCTTGATGTCCCAGTGATTCAAAAGCCATGTCCAGAACCTCAAATCGAACCATGGGAAATTCCTTATGTTCACTACCCTATACCTAAAACCTATAGCAG GGCTGAATGTGCACGTAATCCTGTTCGATATTTCGCCATTTTATCAATTCAGAGATCCGGAAGTGGATGGTTTGAGACATTGTTAAACAATCATACTAACATAAGCTCCAATGGGGAGATTTTCTCTGTTAAAGTTAGGAGAAGTAATATTTCAACTATCGTTGAaactttggataaaatttataatcttgACTGGCTCAGTAGTGCCTCAAAGAACGAGTGCACAGCTGCAGTTGGCCTAAAGTGGATGCTTAATCAG GGTTTGATGCAGCATCATGCAGAAATAGTAGAGTACTTCAATGCATGGGGAGTTTCCGTTATATTTCTCTTTCGAAGGAATCTTTTGCGTAGAATGATTTCAGTTTTGGCAAATTTGTATGATCGTGATGCTAAGCTTTTAAATggaactcacaaatctcatgtGCATTCACCCCATGAg GCAGAGATACTTGCAAACTACAAGCCTATGATCAATGCAACGTTGCTGATACCCAATCTGAAGCAAGTAGAAGAAACAACTGCCAAAGCTTTGGAGTACTTCAAGAGCACCCGGCACATCATTGTATACTATGAGGACGTAGTAAAAAACGATACT TTGATAGATATTCAAGATTTCCTGAAGGTTCCACGTAGGCAATTAAAGAGTCGTCAGGTGAAGATACACAAAGGATCCATATCTAGTCAGATTACGAATTGGGATGATGTCCAAAAGACGCTCAAGGGGACTCATTACGAGAGTTTCCTGCATGCAGATTATCGAAAGTAA
- the LOC121258324 gene encoding nodulation protein H-like isoform X4, giving the protein MAGNPFSFIKDIIAIKTPKKSTLVLRMIVFVFAMVCGVYICSICLKQISTHGRAGFLDVPVIQKPCPEPQIEPWEIPYVHYPIPKTYSRAECARNPVRYFAILSIQRSGSGWFETLLNNHTNISSNGEIFSVKVRRSNISTIVETLDKIYNLDWLSSASKNECTAAVGLKWMLNQGLMQHHAEIVEYFNAWGVSVIFLFRRNLLRRMISVLANLYDRDAKLLNGTHKSHVHSPHEAEILANYKPMINATLLIPNLKQVEETTAKALEYFKSTRHIIVYYEDVVKNDTKLIDIQDFLKVPRRQLKSRQVKIHKGSISSQITNWDDVQKTLKGTHYESFLHADYRK; this is encoded by the exons ATGGCTGGCAATCCATTTTCCTTCATCAAG GATATTATTGCAATAAAGACCCCCAAGAAATCTACATTGGTGCTTAGGATGATCGTCTTCGTCTTTGCAATGGTGTGTGGCGTGTATATATGCTCAATTTGTCTAAAGCAAATTAGTACTCACGGCAGGGCCGGATTTCTTGATGTCCCAGTGATTCAAAAGCCATGTCCAGAACCTCAAATCGAACCATGGGAAATTCCTTATGTTCACTACCCTATACCTAAAACCTATAGCAG GGCTGAATGTGCACGTAATCCTGTTCGATATTTCGCCATTTTATCAATTCAGAGATCCGGAAGTGGATGGTTTGAGACATTGTTAAACAATCATACTAACATAAGCTCCAATGGGGAGATTTTCTCTGTTAAAGTTAGGAGAAGTAATATTTCAACTATCGTTGAaactttggataaaatttataatcttgACTGGCTCAGTAGTGCCTCAAAGAACGAGTGCACAGCTGCAGTTGGCCTAAAGTGGATGCTTAATCAG GGTTTGATGCAGCATCATGCAGAAATAGTAGAGTACTTCAATGCATGGGGAGTTTCCGTTATATTTCTCTTTCGAAGGAATCTTTTGCGTAGAATGATTTCAGTTTTGGCAAATTTGTATGATCGTGATGCTAAGCTTTTAAATggaactcacaaatctcatgtGCATTCACCCCATGAg GCAGAGATACTTGCAAACTACAAGCCTATGATCAATGCAACGTTGCTGATACCCAATCTGAAGCAAGTAGAAGAAACAACTGCCAAAGCTTTGGAGTACTTCAAGAGCACCCGGCACATCATTGTATACTATGAGGACGTAGTAAAAAACGATACT AAGTTGATAGATATTCAAGATTTCCTGAAGGTTCCACGTAGGCAATTAAAGAGTCGTCAGGTGAAGATACACAAAGGATCCATATCTAGTCAGATTACGAATTGGGATGATGTCCAAAAGACGCTCAAGGGGACTCATTACGAGAGTTTCCTGCATGCAGATTATCGAAAGTAA
- the LOC121258324 gene encoding polyadenylate-binding protein RBP47-like isoform X3 — protein sequence MAQSTNGGDLNTQQQQQQWMQSQQQQQQQWMAMQYPAAAMALMQQQQQQQMMMYNYLPYASPPPHHYQQQQAQMQHQHQKHLGSPDEVKTIWIGDLHHWMDEAYVHNCFGHTGEVFSVKVIRNKQTGQSEGYGFVEFYSHATAEKFLQTYNGAMMPNTEQPFRLNWATFSAGDKRSDAGSDLSLFVGDLAADVTDAMLQETFATRYPSVKGAKVVIDSNTGRSKGYGFVRFGDENERSRAITEMNGMYCSSRPMRLGVATPKKSAGHQQQYSSQALVLAGGQASNGVTQGSQSDGESNNTTIFVGGLDSDVSDEDLRQPFSQFGEIVSVKIPVGKGCGFVQFSNRKNAEDAMQSLSGTVIGKQTVRLSWGRSPASKQWRADPSNQWNGGHSRGQGYGGYGYVAPQTQGLGIYATAAIHGAS from the exons ATGGCGCAGTCAACGAACGGCGGTGATTTGAACACgcagcagcaacagcagcaaTGGATGCAATCgcagcagcaacagcagcagcagtGGATGGCCATGCAATACCCGGCGGCGGCCATGGCGCTtatgcagcagcagcagcagcagcagatgATGATGTACAATTACTTGCCTTATgcctctcctcctcctcatcattaTCAGCAGCAGCAAGCTCAGATGCAGCATCAACATCAGAAGCATCTGGGTTCCCCGGACGAGGTCAAGACAATTTGGATCGGTGACCTCCACCATTGGATGGACGAAGCTTACGTCCACAACTGCTTTGGTCACACTGGCGAG GTATTCTCAGTAAAGGTCATACGCAATAAGCAGACTGGTCAATCAGAGGGGTATGGCTTTGTTGAGTTCTATTCTCATGCTACTGCCGAGAAATTTTTGCAGACCTATAATGGTGCAATGATGCCAAATACAGAGCAGCCATTCCGTCTAAATTGGGCGACCTTTAGTGCAGGAGATAAACGATCAGATGCTGGTTCTGATCTTTCCCTATTTGTTGGGGATTTGGCAGCAGATGTAACAGATGCCATGTTGCAGGAAACCTTTGCTACTAGATATCCATCTGTTAAAGGAGCGAAGGTGGTAATTGATTCAAATACTGGTCGTTCAAAAGGTTATGGATTTGTTAGGTTTGGTGATGAAAATGAGAGGTCAAGGGCTATTACTGAAATGAACGGCATGTATTGTTCAAGTAGGCCCATGCGCTTAGGTGTTGCAACCCCCAAAAAATCAGCTGGACATCAACAACAGTACTCCTCACAAG CCTTGGTGTTAGCTGGTGGGCAAGCATCAAATGGTGTCACACAAGGTTCTCAATCTGATGGCGAGTCAAATAACACAACT ATCTTTGTTGGAGGGCTAGACTCTGATGTCAGTGACGAAGATCTTCGGCAGCCATTTTCCCAGTTTGGCGAGATTGTCTCTGTGAAAATACCAGTTGGAAAGGGATGTGGATTTGTGCAGTTTTCCAATAG AAAGAATGCTGAGGATGCCATGCAAAGTTTGAGTGGAACAGTCATTGGCAAGCAAACGGTTCGTCTTTCTTGGGGCCGCAGTCCAGCAAGCAAGCAG TGGAGAGCAGATCCCAGTAACCAGTGGAATGGGGGTCACAGCAGAGGGCAAGGCTATGGTGGCTATGGATATGTTGCGCCACAGACTCAGGGTCTGGGGATATATGCTACAGCTGCAATTCATGGAGCCTCCTAG